From Ancylobacter pratisalsi, one genomic window encodes:
- a CDS encoding mandelate racemase/muconate lactonizing enzyme family protein: MRASLHRALLTYGGGLVLHTASSGRIEGLDTLFLRLEAPDAVAVGEVRINIAYLNGLAAETVLAEAVDVIARLDLARNGTSLLAEPPAAFVEASAPVRTLIDCTLHDLVAKQAGVPLAVHLGAPPADMFAHATNQTLFVSSDSAFLARAEAYVARGFTDLKIRIGAGDIEDDLRRVALLRERFGTGVKLAADANGAWDLPTAIVHLEQLARFDLAYVEQPIAPGDWAALDLLAKASPVPVMLDESVKGLDDVRRIAEVGNGLMAHLKLVKLGGLTPALQAARQLAGADVPFMIGQMNEGGLATAAALHLACATQPRFAELYGADGLVDDPATGLTYGDGRVIAPGLPGLGLRFDASTTHLIREFS; the protein is encoded by the coding sequence ATGCGGGCCTCACTCCATCGCGCGCTGTTGACCTATGGCGGAGGGCTGGTGCTGCACACCGCCTCTTCCGGTCGTATCGAAGGACTCGACACGCTGTTCCTGCGGCTGGAGGCGCCCGACGCGGTTGCCGTCGGCGAAGTGCGCATCAACATCGCCTATCTCAACGGCCTGGCGGCAGAGACGGTGTTGGCCGAAGCCGTGGATGTCATTGCCCGGCTGGACCTTGCTCGCAATGGCACCTCGCTGCTCGCTGAGCCACCCGCCGCCTTCGTTGAGGCGAGCGCGCCGGTGCGCACACTGATCGATTGCACGCTGCACGACCTGGTTGCGAAACAGGCCGGTGTGCCGCTCGCGGTCCATCTGGGCGCCCCGCCCGCGGACATGTTCGCTCACGCCACCAACCAGACGCTTTTCGTCTCGTCCGACAGCGCCTTCCTGGCCCGCGCCGAGGCCTATGTCGCCCGTGGTTTCACCGATCTCAAGATCCGCATCGGTGCCGGCGACATCGAGGACGATCTGCGCCGCGTGGCGCTGCTGCGCGAGCGCTTCGGAACGGGAGTGAAGCTCGCCGCCGACGCCAACGGCGCCTGGGACCTGCCGACCGCCATTGTTCATCTCGAACAGCTCGCCCGCTTCGACCTCGCCTATGTCGAGCAGCCCATTGCTCCCGGCGACTGGGCGGCGCTGGACCTTCTCGCCAAGGCGAGCCCGGTCCCGGTGATGCTCGACGAAAGCGTGAAGGGGCTCGACGACGTGCGCCGCATCGCCGAGGTCGGCAACGGACTGATGGCCCATCTGAAGCTGGTGAAGCTCGGCGGCCTCACGCCCGCGCTCCAGGCGGCCCGGCAGCTTGCCGGGGCCGACGTGCCCTTCATGATCGGCCAGATGAACGAGGGCGGGCTTGCCACCGCCGCCGCGCTCCATCTGGCCTGCGCCACCCAACCGCGCTTTGCCGAGCTCTATGGCGCCGACGGCCTCGTCGACGACCCCGCTACCGGCCTCACCTATGGCGACGGGCGCGTCATCGCGCCCGGCCTGCCGGGTCTCGGCCTTCGCTTCGATGCATCGACGACCCATCTCATCAGGGAGTTCTCATAA
- a CDS encoding amino acid ABC transporter permease: MMSLDLVFEYIVSPAFFHGAALTLLITVTALFFGIIAGLVIALMQETQLRPLQVFTLIYVWLFRGTPVLFQIIFIYNVLPSFGIRLSAFLSAVIALALNEGAYMAEILRSGLDAVKKGQRTAGLALGLTTTQMMRFIVLPQAARIVLPPMGNQMIGMLKTSALVSVIAVEELLLVANQTASASFRYLEALTAAGVYYLALTTIFMVLQAMLERSLDPKRRRREKRPLLDRLLMAAERADVR; the protein is encoded by the coding sequence ATGATGTCACTCGATCTGGTGTTCGAATACATCGTCTCGCCCGCCTTCTTCCACGGTGCGGCGCTGACCCTGCTCATCACGGTCACCGCACTGTTCTTTGGCATCATCGCCGGCCTCGTCATCGCCCTGATGCAGGAGACGCAGCTGCGCCCCCTGCAAGTCTTCACGCTGATCTATGTCTGGCTGTTCCGCGGCACGCCGGTGCTGTTCCAGATCATCTTCATTTACAACGTGCTGCCGAGCTTCGGCATACGCCTGTCCGCCTTCCTCAGCGCGGTGATCGCGCTGGCGCTGAACGAGGGCGCCTATATGGCGGAGATCCTGCGCTCGGGCCTCGACGCGGTGAAGAAGGGCCAGCGCACCGCGGGCCTCGCGCTCGGGCTCACCACCACGCAGATGATGCGCTTCATCGTGCTGCCCCAGGCCGCCCGCATCGTGCTGCCGCCGATGGGCAACCAGATGATCGGCATGCTGAAGACCAGCGCGCTGGTCTCGGTCATCGCCGTCGAGGAGCTCCTCCTCGTCGCCAACCAGACCGCCAGTGCCTCGTTCCGCTATCTCGAAGCGCTCACCGCCGCCGGCGTCTACTACCTCGCGCTGACGACGATCTTCATGGTGCTGCAAGCCATGCTGGAGCGCAGTCTGGACCCCAAGAGGCGCCGTCGCGAGAAGCGCCCGCTGCTCGACAGGCTCCTCATGGCAGCGGAGAGGGCGGATGTCCGCTGA
- a CDS encoding M20 family metallopeptidase — MSRSVSAAPDIARLKRQLAELVALRSENPPGREFEVALYVRDQLAPLGFEVVFDEFKPGRVNIEAKLANGPGPVFAFNTHMDVVPAGEGWSSDPFVLRESEGRLYGRGACDCKGPLAAMLEAVRLLAADRAAWSGTLLAVFVADEEIASEGAKLYASRKPHIDFAVVGEPTSNTVYSAHKGSLRPLVRVLGVPAHSGSPHLGENAIYRAGELLSLIAQTHENDVRHRSHPLVGSASLTVTRIHGGHADNVLPGACELLLDRRLVPGEDEDAVKADIAAMLRLAHERTGLRTEIIEWKPTTGGATETAPDRPIVLASLAACRAHAIAEPGPFGFQGACDLVHFRSTGAEGVVIGPGSLSVAHKADEFVPADEFAVSSLIYRDIAKAMLAG, encoded by the coding sequence ATGTCCCGTTCCGTGTCCGCCGCTCCGGATATCGCCCGCCTGAAGCGCCAGCTCGCCGAGTTGGTGGCGCTTCGCAGCGAGAACCCGCCGGGGCGCGAGTTCGAGGTCGCGCTCTATGTGCGCGACCAGCTGGCCCCGCTGGGCTTCGAGGTCGTGTTCGATGAGTTCAAGCCCGGCCGGGTGAACATCGAGGCGAAGCTCGCCAATGGCCCCGGCCCGGTGTTCGCCTTCAACACGCATATGGATGTCGTGCCGGCGGGTGAGGGCTGGAGTTCGGACCCCTTCGTTCTGCGCGAGAGCGAGGGCAGGCTCTATGGTCGCGGCGCCTGCGACTGCAAGGGTCCCCTCGCCGCCATGCTGGAAGCGGTGCGCCTGCTGGCCGCCGACCGCGCCGCCTGGTCCGGCACGCTGCTCGCCGTCTTCGTCGCCGACGAGGAGATCGCCAGCGAAGGCGCCAAGCTCTATGCGTCGCGCAAGCCCCACATCGATTTCGCGGTCGTCGGTGAACCGACGTCCAACACGGTCTATTCCGCCCACAAGGGAAGCCTGCGCCCGCTGGTCCGGGTGCTTGGCGTTCCCGCGCATTCAGGCTCGCCGCATCTGGGCGAGAACGCGATCTACCGCGCGGGTGAACTGCTCTCCCTCATCGCGCAGACGCATGAGAACGATGTGCGCCACCGCAGCCATCCCCTTGTCGGGAGCGCCAGCCTCACGGTCACGCGCATCCATGGCGGCCATGCCGACAATGTGCTGCCCGGCGCCTGCGAGTTGCTGCTCGACCGGCGGCTGGTGCCCGGCGAGGACGAAGACGCGGTAAAGGCCGACATCGCCGCGATGCTGCGCCTTGCCCATGAGCGCACCGGCCTGCGCACCGAGATCATCGAGTGGAAGCCGACCACCGGCGGGGCCACCGAGACCGCGCCCGATCGCCCAATCGTGCTGGCGAGTCTTGCCGCCTGCCGTGCCCATGCCATTGCCGAGCCGGGCCCCTTCGGCTTCCAGGGCGCGTGCGATCTAGTTCATTTCCGCTCCACCGGCGCCGAAGGCGTGGTGATCGGACCGGGCTCGCTGTCCGTGGCCCACAAGGCCGACGAATTCGTGCCGGCGGACGAATTTGCGGTGTCGAGCCTGATCTATCGCGACATCGCCAAGGCCATGCTGGCGGGCTGA
- a CDS encoding ABC transporter substrate-binding protein → MLRTFVAALVLPLGLMHAAGAAELPKTGLVEAGALTYGVAATFAPFEFQKDGKLTGFDIDLIDALSKKLGATPKAMNMEFKGLIPALQGKRIDIINSAMYMNPARAEQVDFVPYLKIGNRVIVQAGNPAKITGRDDSLCGKSIAVTLGGIQESQARADDKRCQDKGLPAVTVLTLPTAQDSALTLRQGRADAYYDSTPGSITLMEKLPDVFLAVGEEFESNTSVGMATRKGDTAMQEALKAALKEIVDDGTYKALIAKWQLPATVSIFN, encoded by the coding sequence ATGCTTCGCACATTCGTCGCTGCCCTCGTCCTTCCGCTCGGGCTGATGCACGCCGCCGGCGCCGCCGAGCTTCCCAAGACCGGCCTCGTCGAGGCGGGCGCCCTCACCTATGGCGTCGCCGCCACTTTCGCGCCGTTCGAGTTCCAGAAAGACGGCAAGCTCACCGGCTTCGACATCGACCTGATCGATGCCCTGTCCAAGAAGCTCGGCGCCACGCCGAAGGCGATGAACATGGAGTTCAAGGGCCTGATCCCGGCGCTTCAGGGCAAACGCATCGATATCATCAACTCGGCGATGTACATGAACCCGGCCCGCGCCGAGCAGGTCGACTTCGTGCCCTACCTCAAGATCGGCAACCGGGTGATCGTGCAGGCCGGCAATCCGGCCAAGATCACCGGCCGCGACGATTCGCTTTGCGGCAAGTCCATCGCCGTCACCCTCGGCGGCATCCAGGAGAGCCAGGCCCGCGCCGACGACAAGCGCTGCCAGGACAAGGGCCTGCCGGCCGTCACCGTGCTGACGCTGCCGACCGCACAGGATTCCGCCCTGACCCTGCGCCAGGGCCGCGCCGACGCCTACTACGATTCCACCCCCGGCTCGATCACGCTGATGGAGAAGCTGCCGGACGTGTTCCTGGCGGTCGGTGAGGAATTCGAATCCAACACCTCGGTCGGCATGGCCACCCGCAAGGGCGACACGGCGATGCAGGAGGCGCTCAAGGCCGCGCTGAAGGAGATCGTCGACGACGGCACCTACAAGGCGCTCATCGCGAAGTGGCAGCTGCCCGCCACCGTATCGATCTTCAACTGA
- a CDS encoding amino acid ABC transporter ATP-binding protein, whose amino-acid sequence MPHPEHDTTRTTTRPDELLLEMVGVEKQFGHFKALKGCSLGVSRRETLVLIGPSGSGKSTLLRCINLLEPADGGDIFFEGANITRDLAHAPRIRREIGMVFQNFELFQHLNAAQNIMLAPMKVLGLSRADAHDVALDLLRKVRIPDKAEAFPDELSGGQQQRVAIARALAMKPKLMLYDEPTSALDPEMIREVLDVMADLSAEGMTSLVVTHEMGFARRAADKIVFMEDGKIVETAASEAFFGGSVNERAQRFLDQILH is encoded by the coding sequence ATGCCACACCCCGAACATGACACGACTCGGACCACGACCCGCCCGGACGAACTGCTGCTTGAAATGGTCGGCGTCGAGAAGCAGTTCGGCCACTTCAAGGCGCTCAAGGGCTGCTCGCTCGGTGTCTCGCGCCGCGAGACCCTGGTGCTGATCGGTCCCTCGGGCTCGGGCAAGTCGACGCTGCTGCGCTGCATCAACCTGCTGGAGCCGGCCGATGGCGGGGACATCTTCTTCGAGGGCGCCAACATAACCCGCGACCTCGCCCACGCCCCGCGCATCCGTCGCGAGATCGGCATGGTGTTCCAGAATTTCGAGCTGTTCCAGCACCTCAACGCGGCCCAGAACATCATGCTGGCGCCGATGAAAGTGCTCGGTCTCTCGCGCGCCGACGCCCATGACGTCGCGCTCGACCTGCTGCGCAAGGTGCGCATACCCGACAAGGCGGAAGCCTTCCCCGACGAGCTTTCCGGCGGCCAGCAGCAACGCGTCGCCATCGCGCGCGCACTGGCGATGAAGCCCAAGCTGATGCTCTACGACGAGCCCACCTCCGCGCTCGACCCTGAGATGATCCGCGAAGTGCTCGACGTCATGGCGGATCTCAGCGCCGAGGGCATGACCAGCCTTGTGGTCACCCATGAGATGGGCTTCGCGCGGCGCGCCGCCGACAAGATCGTGTTCATGGAAGACGGAAAGATCGTCGAGACCGCCGCCAGCGAGGCCTTTTTCGGCGGCTCGGTCAATGAACGCGCCCAGCGATTCCTCGACCAGATCCTGCATTGA
- a CDS encoding NAD(P)-dependent oxidoreductase: MTRCLIVQPIHAAGLELLENAGITPVLAPAYDPATIVASMAGMDAVITRDAGLRTPAIAASAVLKVIGVHGIGTDPVDVAEATRRGICVVNTPGANVRAVAEQALALALALAKAIPAADAAARAGDFGFKYRAPLRELAGATFGIVGFGHIGQATAGLARAFGMRVVGVSRSQADEVFTQAGVERVADLDTLLGMADVVSLHLPSTPATRGVIGARELGLMKPGAFLINTSRGALIDEPALEVALAERRIGGAGLDVFAAEPLSPASRLARLDNVVLSPHIAGSAVEALERTARLVAGQVVDVLAGRRPAHLVNPEVWHPDAAVGARL, translated from the coding sequence TTGACCCGCTGCCTGATCGTCCAGCCCATTCACGCCGCCGGCCTCGAACTGCTTGAAAACGCAGGCATAACGCCCGTGCTCGCGCCCGCCTACGATCCCGCGACGATTGTCGCCTCGATGGCGGGAATGGATGCCGTGATCACCCGTGACGCCGGCCTGCGCACGCCGGCCATCGCGGCCTCGGCGGTGCTCAAGGTCATCGGCGTGCATGGCATCGGCACCGACCCGGTGGACGTCGCGGAGGCCACCCGCCGGGGGATCTGCGTGGTCAATACGCCGGGTGCGAATGTGCGGGCGGTGGCCGAACAGGCCCTGGCGCTGGCGCTGGCGCTGGCCAAGGCGATACCGGCGGCGGACGCGGCGGCGCGGGCGGGGGATTTCGGTTTCAAATACCGCGCGCCGCTGCGCGAACTGGCTGGCGCCACCTTCGGAATCGTCGGCTTCGGCCATATCGGGCAGGCGACGGCGGGGCTTGCGCGCGCCTTCGGCATGCGGGTGGTCGGCGTGTCGCGCAGTCAGGCCGATGAGGTGTTCACTCAGGCCGGTGTGGAGCGTGTGGCCGATCTGGACACGCTGCTGGGCATGGCCGACGTGGTCTCGCTGCACCTGCCGAGCACGCCGGCCACGCGCGGGGTGATCGGCGCCCGCGAACTCGGGCTGATGAAACCGGGCGCCTTCCTCATCAACACCTCGCGCGGCGCGCTGATCGACGAGCCGGCGCTGGAGGTGGCGCTGGCGGAGCGGCGCATCGGCGGGGCGGGGCTGGACGTGTTCGCGGCCGAGCCGCTGTCGCCGGCGTCGCGGCTGGCGAGGCTGGACAATGTCGTGCTGAGCCCGCACATCGCCGGATCCGCGGTCGAGGCGCTGGAGCGGACCGCGCGCCTCGTCGCCGGGCAGGTCGTCGATGTGCTCGCCGGCCGCCGGCCTGCCCATCTCGTCAACCCCGAGGTCTGGCACCCGGACGCGGCCGTCGGGGCGCGCCTGTGA
- a CDS encoding GntR family transcriptional regulator, whose amino-acid sequence MARSPSQSRFRLANQILEVVREGRFEVGHHLREQQFGDLLQVSRTPVRAALSLLAEHGVVEARRNQGFFLKATPEELHRFSLEVPLSADQDLYSDIVQDRLADRLPASFTQTEIAKRYDVDRALLQRTLSRLVDDGLLERNAGRGWTFLPTLDTGLALQNSYDFRTIIEPQGLLLPTFRPEAAALERLRIQHLYLETHPRIGTVDARQLFDTDAHFHETIAGFSGNVFLLQAIQQQNRLRRLLEFGGYVNRRRVRDWCREHLAILDAVAAGDQAAAAEVMRAHLTNAYSAVPTFEDKVRRA is encoded by the coding sequence ATGGCGCGTAGTCCAAGCCAGAGCCGTTTTCGTCTGGCGAACCAGATTCTTGAAGTGGTGCGGGAGGGGCGCTTCGAGGTTGGCCATCATCTGCGCGAGCAGCAGTTCGGCGACCTGCTGCAGGTGTCGCGCACGCCGGTGCGGGCTGCCCTTTCGCTGCTCGCCGAACACGGGGTTGTCGAAGCGCGGCGCAATCAGGGGTTCTTCCTGAAGGCGACACCCGAGGAACTGCACCGCTTCAGCCTGGAGGTGCCTCTCAGCGCCGACCAGGATCTCTACAGCGATATCGTGCAGGACCGGCTGGCCGACCGCCTGCCGGCCTCCTTTACCCAGACCGAGATCGCCAAACGCTACGATGTGGACCGGGCGCTGCTGCAGCGGACCCTCTCGCGCCTTGTCGATGACGGCCTTCTGGAGCGCAATGCCGGGCGCGGCTGGACTTTCCTGCCCACGCTCGACACCGGACTGGCGCTGCAGAACAGCTATGATTTCCGCACGATCATCGAACCGCAGGGACTTTTGCTGCCGACCTTCCGGCCCGAAGCCGCGGCGCTGGAGCGGCTTCGGATCCAGCACCTCTATCTTGAGACGCACCCGCGCATCGGCACGGTGGACGCGCGCCAGTTGTTCGATACCGACGCGCACTTTCACGAGACGATTGCCGGTTTCAGCGGCAACGTGTTCCTGCTTCAGGCGATCCAGCAGCAGAACCGGCTGCGGCGCCTGCTTGAATTCGGTGGCTATGTGAACCGTCGGCGCGTGCGCGACTGGTGCCGCGAACATCTGGCCATCCTCGACGCGGTCGCCGCCGGTGATCAGGCCGCCGCCGCCGAGGTCATGCGTGCCCATCTCACCAATGCTTACTCGGCTGTCCCCACCTTCGAGGATAAGGTCCGGCGCGCCTGA
- a CDS encoding glutamine amidotransferase-related protein, whose product MTILLVVHETTLPAVDGMIAGEFAAERGAVFTILAGAGAGHARFDCVQHVLAHGELAPNGVLWAERAGGRPIAAPVDRGAVFRLPGTVVVPINPYLPAHREAQARIQVTAERAGRPVEIYEVHEAGEVFELRAAGRPEVVAAWRRDEYGRPLPASQVSRMAGARELKVLIVGDEVLQREVYPANLAALGDAAEAFGVDLSVVFVDPRDEPTPVWDRLLAGVDGLLLPGGSDMEQVRGQVEAARAAIRRDVPTVGLCLGMQTMATAVAQEICGMNDANLAEADPQAQTKTFVRFDDPFGRPEHRLGLQSCRLLPGSRLAVLTGGIETLDVHYNHRFMLDPALEGRLEGAGLAISGRPFERDFADAVELPGLRFFIGMQGHPELASGRGRPHPLLVGFLAAMAS is encoded by the coding sequence ATGACCATCCTGCTCGTTGTTCATGAGACGACCCTGCCGGCCGTTGATGGCATGATCGCCGGTGAGTTCGCCGCCGAGCGGGGGGCGGTGTTTACGATTCTGGCAGGCGCCGGTGCCGGCCATGCCCGCTTTGACTGCGTGCAGCATGTCCTCGCTCACGGCGAGCTTGCGCCCAATGGCGTGCTCTGGGCCGAGCGGGCGGGCGGCCGGCCGATCGCCGCGCCGGTCGACCGTGGCGCGGTTTTTCGCCTGCCGGGCACGGTTGTGGTGCCGATAAATCCTTATCTGCCGGCTCATCGTGAGGCGCAGGCCCGCATTCAGGTCACGGCGGAGCGGGCGGGGCGGCCGGTCGAAATCTATGAGGTGCATGAGGCCGGCGAGGTTTTCGAACTGCGGGCGGCGGGACGGCCTGAGGTGGTTGCCGCGTGGCGGCGCGATGAGTATGGACGCCCGCTGCCCGCCTCGCAGGTTTCGAGGATGGCGGGAGCGCGCGAACTGAAGGTGCTCATCGTTGGCGATGAGGTCCTGCAGCGCGAGGTCTACCCGGCCAATCTCGCCGCGCTGGGCGATGCGGCTGAAGCGTTCGGCGTTGATCTGTCAGTGGTTTTCGTCGATCCGCGCGACGAGCCGACGCCTGTCTGGGACCGGCTTCTCGCCGGTGTCGACGGGCTGTTGCTGCCCGGCGGTTCGGACATGGAGCAGGTGCGCGGGCAGGTCGAGGCCGCGCGCGCGGCGATCCGCCGGGATGTTCCGACGGTGGGGCTTTGCCTGGGGATGCAGACCATGGCGACGGCGGTGGCGCAGGAAATCTGCGGCATGAACGACGCCAATCTCGCCGAGGCCGACCCGCAGGCGCAGACCAAGACCTTCGTGCGCTTCGACGACCCGTTCGGGCGGCCCGAGCACCGGCTGGGGCTTCAGTCGTGCCGGCTTCTGCCCGGCAGCCGACTTGCCGTGCTGACGGGCGGCATCGAGACGCTCGATGTGCACTACAATCATCGCTTCATGCTGGATCCGGCGTTGGAGGGGCGGCTCGAAGGCGCGGGTCTCGCGATCTCCGGGCGGCCTTTTGAGCGCGACTTCGCGGACGCTGTCGAACTGCCGGGACTGCGCTTCTTCATCGGCATGCAGGGGCATCCCGAACTCGCCAGCGGGCGCGGCCGGCCGCATCCGCTGCTGGTCGGTTTCCTCGCCGCGATGGCCTCCTGA
- a CDS encoding Zn-dependent hydrolase: MSGTAELAIDAAFAARLFDELAARTGDAPGITRAAYGEGEQIAHDMMIREAQALGLTHRIDPAGNLYLTYEGRDPALKPWVVGSHLDSVPHGGNFDGAAGVIAGLCAVRALIEAGLRPRRSITVMAIRAEESNWFPLSYLGSRAALGLLPAESLSTPRSDTGLSLRAHMSRLGLDPARVGVGQVHLDPAELHGFIELHIEQGPVLEAAQVPVGFVTGIAGSFRYRAARILGEWGHSGAVPRGHRHDAVFALADLITALDRLWGEVLEGGESATITFGEIGTDPALHGFSKVPGEAGFCLDVRSPSPACLERIHAGLLHIVAGIEAARGVRFNLGARSGSAPARLDEALRARLAAVAEGCGAGFTELASGAGHDTAVFANAGVPAALVFLRNQNGSHNPDEAMEMADFAVGADILARLLARDDND; the protein is encoded by the coding sequence GTGAGCGGGACGGCGGAGCTTGCCATCGATGCCGCCTTTGCCGCGCGGCTGTTCGACGAACTCGCCGCCCGCACCGGCGACGCGCCCGGCATTACCCGCGCGGCCTATGGCGAGGGCGAGCAGATCGCCCATGACATGATGATACGCGAGGCGCAGGCGCTAGGGCTGACCCACCGGATCGACCCCGCCGGCAATCTCTACCTCACCTATGAGGGCCGCGATCCGGCGCTGAAGCCCTGGGTCGTCGGCTCGCATCTGGATTCGGTGCCCCATGGCGGCAATTTCGACGGTGCCGCCGGCGTCATCGCCGGGCTGTGCGCGGTGCGTGCGCTGATCGAGGCCGGCCTCCGCCCGCGCCGCTCCATCACCGTGATGGCGATCCGGGCGGAGGAGAGCAACTGGTTTCCGCTGTCCTATCTGGGCAGCCGCGCCGCGCTCGGCCTGCTGCCGGCCGAGAGCCTTTCCACCCCGCGCTCGGACACCGGGCTCAGCCTGCGCGCGCATATGAGCCGGCTTGGCCTCGATCCGGCGCGGGTGGGCGTGGGGCAGGTGCATCTCGACCCGGCGGAGCTGCACGGCTTCATCGAACTCCATATCGAGCAGGGCCCGGTTCTGGAGGCGGCACAGGTGCCGGTCGGCTTCGTGACCGGCATTGCCGGGAGCTTTCGCTACCGCGCGGCTCGCATTCTGGGCGAATGGGGCCATTCCGGCGCGGTGCCGCGCGGCCACCGCCACGATGCGGTCTTCGCGCTGGCCGATCTCATTACCGCACTCGACCGGCTGTGGGGCGAGGTGCTGGAAGGGGGCGAAAGCGCGACCATCACCTTCGGCGAGATCGGGACGGACCCGGCATTGCACGGCTTCAGCAAGGTGCCCGGCGAGGCCGGCTTCTGCCTCGATGTGCGCAGCCCCTCGCCTGCCTGTCTTGAGAGGATCCATGCCGGGTTGCTGCACATCGTGGCCGGCATCGAGGCGGCGCGGGGTGTGCGCTTCAATCTGGGCGCGCGCAGCGGATCGGCCCCGGCGCGGCTGGATGAGGCGCTGCGCGCCCGGCTCGCGGCCGTCGCCGAGGGATGCGGGGCGGGCTTTACCGAGCTGGCGAGCGGGGCAGGGCACGACACGGCCGTGTTCGCCAATGCCGGTGTGCCGGCGGCGCTGGTGTTTCTGCGCAACCAGAACGGCAGCCACAACCCGGACGAGGCGATGGAGATGGCGGATTTCGCCGTCGGCGCCGATATCCTCGCCCGCCTGCTGGCCCGCGACGACAACGACTGA
- a CDS encoding c-type cytochrome, methanol metabolism-related produces the protein MPHARTGAAIAAALLLLTSPLAADGSGDPAAVSSSQGEYSDKQGNPTFKIEKDGTVDWYTSVGYLRYTANCMQCHGPGGLGSSFAPSLVEALKTLSYSQFLDTVTNGKKNVSASQDLVMPAFGVNPNVMCYIDAIFIYLRARSDGALGRERPENVAPKPDGYSAAENACMG, from the coding sequence ATGCCTCATGCGCGTACCGGCGCCGCCATTGCCGCAGCCCTGCTTCTTCTGACCTCTCCGCTCGCCGCCGACGGCTCGGGCGACCCTGCCGCCGTCAGCTCCTCGCAGGGTGAGTACAGCGACAAGCAGGGCAACCCGACCTTCAAGATCGAAAAGGACGGCACCGTCGACTGGTACACCTCGGTCGGCTACCTGCGCTACACCGCGAACTGCATGCAGTGCCATGGCCCGGGCGGGCTGGGCTCCAGCTTCGCTCCCTCTCTCGTCGAAGCCCTGAAAACGCTGAGCTACAGCCAGTTCCTCGACACCGTGACCAACGGCAAGAAGAACGTCAGCGCCAGCCAGGATCTGGTGATGCCGGCCTTCGGGGTGAACCCGAACGTCATGTGCTACATCGACGCCATCTTCATCTATCTGCGGGCGCGCTCGGATGGCGCTCTGGGCCGCGAGCGGCCGGAAAACGTGGCGCCCAAGCCCGACGGCTACTCCGCCGCCGAGAATGCCTGCATGGGCTAG